One window from the genome of Paramisgurnus dabryanus chromosome 24, PD_genome_1.1, whole genome shotgun sequence encodes:
- the LOC135724938 gene encoding protein shisa-5-like isoform X2: MASRVLIHLLLTVILFHVTVANYCKEYVSSSGVFHFRSSCSYLQFCCGTCDNRYCCSNPFAVLTDEDQNACTINNLSQAAIGLIALGISIFVILTLICCCCCCPCCCLYNTCRKPRTVVGTSTTTVVNTQCVMQQPPVQGAQYPPYQPVPTQPPYGGQPYLAQPSAQGPYPAQPSAQGPYQAQPYAPGPPPPYQTVGPAYPSSQAAYPPTQAGFAPLPQPTDTSKQPPYNPAFMQPPPS; the protein is encoded by the exons ATGGCTTCCCGTGTTTTGATTCATCTGCTTTTGACTGTGATATTATTCCACGTGACAGTTG CTAATTATTGTAAAGAGTATGTGAGCAGCAGTGGCGTGTTTCACTTCCGCTCTAGCTGCAGTTACTTGCAATTCTGCTGTGGGACCTGCGACAACAGATACTGCTGCTCAAATCCATTTGCCGTTTTAACAGATGAGGATCAAAATGCCTGCACTAT AAATAACCTTAGTCAAGCTGCCATTGGATTGATAGCACTGGGGATTTCAATCTTCGTCATCCTGACTCTcatctgttgttgttgttgttgtccgTGCTGTTGTCTCTACAACACGTGCAGAAAACCTAGAA CCGTGGTGGGAACGTCAACCACAACAGTTGTAAATACGCAATGCGTTATGCAGCAGCCTCCCGTCCAGGGAGCTCAGTACCCACCATATCAGCCTGTGCCAACACAGCCACCTTATGGAGGGCAGCCATATCTGGCACAGCCATCTGCACAAGGACCATATCCGGCACAGCCATCTGCACAAGGACCATATCAGGCACAGCCATACGCACCAGGACCCCCACCCCCATATCAGACAGTCG GCCCTGCATATCCCAGCAGTCAGGCTGCATATCCTCCTACTCAGGCAGGTTTCGCTCCTTTGCCCCAGCCAACAGACACCTCGAAACAGCCACCGTATAACCCCGCCTTTATGCAGCCACCACCCTCCTAA
- the bap1 gene encoding ubiquitin carboxyl-terminal hydrolase BAP1 yields the protein MNKGWLELESDPGLFTLLVEDFGVKGVQVEEIYDLQSKCHSPVYGFIFLFKWIEERRSRRKVSTLVDETSVIDDEIVNDMFFAHQLIPNSCATHALLSVLLNCSGVELGTTLSRMKAFTKGFSPESKGYAIGNAPELAKAHNSHARPEPRHLPEKQNGISAVRTMEAFHFVSYVPIKDRLFELDGLKAYPIDHGPWGEDEEWTDKARRVIMERIGLATAGEPYHDIRFNLMAVVPDRRIKYESKLDVLKRNRQIILEGLQQVRDKKVIRVSQQESSQDRKQQDSSSSEDTSPAVKKEEGSDAQTALVTEQAPPTETQEGVPSPASKGKTMAKPPAPPTGGAPPQAPLPVASPNPIVQRLPAFLDNHNYAKSPMQEEEDLAAGVGRPRVSGPPQPTYSDDDDYDDEEEECSTTGASSRFRRKTSLRPRAVGRGGVAGVTAMEGQLALSVLAEKLKKEAQRKDASGSATLNVRTEGRTGGISITSACQPSPTPSNESTDTASEIGSAFNSPLRSPARSQAATRPSSPVASHLSRVLFGEDEGLLRLDARHNRAVRDLGAIVSSTLLHLLEDRLVYALPPTETLEGLKKEEGVVEKTEKEEATAATEVEEEVKEGPSVEVKQEDIKESADDKPDKEKLSVDPETNSKPAGEKYTPKELLALLKYVEADIGNYEVCLKEEVEKRKKYKIDDQRRTHNYDEFICTFISMLAQEGMLASLVEQNISVRRRQGVSIGRLHKQRKPDRRKRSRPYKAKRQ from the exons ATGAACAAAGGTTGGCTGGAGTTAGAAAGTGACCCGG ggTTATTCACACTCTTGGTGGAGGATTTTG GTGTGAAGGGTGTTCAGGTGGAGGAGATCTATGACCTACAGAGCAAATGTCATAG TCCCGTTTACGGCTTCATCTTCCTCTTCAAATGGATCGAAGAGCGAAGATCTCGGCGCAAAGTCTCCACGCTGGTGGACGAAACCTCCGTTATCGATGATGAGATtgttaatgacatgttttttgCACACCAA tTGATCCCAAACTCGTGTGCTACTCACGCCCTGCTCAGTGTGCTTCTGAACTGCAGTGGTGTGGAGTTGGGAACAACTTTGAGTCGGATGAAAGCTTTCACCAAAGGCTTCAGTCCTGAG AGTAAAGGTTACGCCATTGGAAACGCTCCTGAACTGGCGAAAGCTCACAACAGCCATGCAAG GCCGGAGCCGCGTCACCTGCCAGAGAAACAGAACGGCATCAGCGCCGTCCGCACAATGGAGGCGTTTCACTTCGTCAGTTACGTGCCGATCAAAGACCGACTGTTTGAGCTGGACGGACTGAAAGCATACCCTATTGACCATG gGCCATGGGGAGAAGATGAGGAGTGGACGGATAAAGCCAGACGAGTCATCATGGAGAGGATAGGACTTGCGACAGCAGG AGAGCCGTACCACGACATCCGCTTTAATCTAATGGCGGTGGTCCCCGACCGGAGGATAAAATACGAATCCAAGCTGGACGTCCTGAAACGAAACAGGCAGATTATACTAGAAGGTCTCCAGCAGGTTAGAGACAAGAAA gtgATACGGGTGTCCCAACAGGAGTCAAGTCAAGATCGTAAACAGCAAGACTCCTCCTCTTCTGAAGACACGTCCCCCGCTGTGAAAAAGGAGGAGGGGTCAGATGCACAGACAGCGTTGGTTACGGAGCAGGCTCCGCCCACAG AAACTCAGGAAGGTGTACCAAGCCCTGCTAGCAAAGGCAAAACCATGGCTAAACCCCCTGCCCCGCCCACAGGGGGCGCTCCACCGCAAGCCCCTCTGCCTGTTGCAAGCCCCAACCCCATCGTTCAGCGTCTGCCAGCCTTTTTAGACAACCACAACTATGCCAAGTCTCCTATGCAG GAAGAGGAGGACCTGGCTGCCGGTGTTGGCCGCCCACGTGTCTCCGGCCCTCCTCAGCCCACATATTCTGATGATGATGACTATGATGATGAAGAAGAGGAGTGCAGCACTACAGGTGCTTCCAGCAG GTTTCGGCGCAAAACGAGTCTCCGCCCTCGAGCCGTGGGTCGTGGCGGAGTGGCCGGGGTTACAGCCATGGAGGGTCAGCTGGCGCTCAGCGTTTTAGCTGAAAAACTGAAGAAGGAAGCTCAGAGGAAGGACGCCAGCGGCTCTGCGACTCTGAACGTGCGCACCGAGGGTCGGACGGGTGGGATCAGCATCACCTCCGCTTGCCAGCCATCGCCCACGCCCAGTAACGAAAGCACAGACACGGCATCGGAGATCGGCAGCGCTTTCAACTCCCCGCTACGCTCGCCTGCCCGTTCGCAAGCCGCCACGCGTCCCTCCAGCCCAGTGGCGTCCCACCTCAGTCGCGTACTGTTTGGGGAGGATGAGGGGCTGCTGAGGTTAGATGCGCGACACAACCGTGCCGTTCGAGACTTGGGGGCGATAGTGAGCTCTACGTTACTGCATCTCCTGGAGGATAGACTTGTATACGCTCTGCCTCCTACAG AAACATTGGAAGGGTTGAAAAAAGAGGAAGGTGTGGTGGAAAAAACAGAGAAGGAGGAGGCGACGGCTGCAACAGAAGTGGAGGAGGAGGTAAAAGAGGGACCATCAGTGGAGGTGAAGCAGGAAGACATTAAAGAATCCGCAGACGACAAACCCGACAAAGAAAAGTTATCCGTTGACCCGGAGACCAACAGCAAACCTGCTGGAGAAAAATACACACCAAAA GAGTTACTGGCCTTGCTGAAGTATGTGGAAGCAGATATCGGCAACTATGAAGTGTGTTTAAAGGAGGAAGTGGAGAAAAGAAAGAAGTACAAG ATCGACGATCAGAGAAGAACTCACAACTACGATGAGTTTATCTGCACCTTTATCTCAATGCTGGCGCAAGAAG GTATGTTAGCAAGTCTGGTGGAGCAGAACATCTCCGTACGTCGCAGACAGGGTGTGAGCATCGGCCGACTCCACAAACAACGCAAACCTGATCGACGGAAACGCTCGCGGCCGTACAAAGCCAAGCGCCAATGA
- the LOC135724938 gene encoding protein shisa-5-like isoform X1, translated as MASRVLIHLLLTVILFHVTVANYCKEYVSSSGVFHFRSSCSYLQFCCGTCDNRYCCSNPFAVLTDEDQNACTINNLSQAAIGLIALGISIFVILTLICCCCCCPCCCLYNTCRKPRTVVGTSTTTVVNTQCVMQQPPVQGAQYPPYQPVPTQPPYGGQPYLAQPSAQGPYPAQPSAQGPYQAQPYAPGPPPPYQTVAGPAYPSSQAAYPPTQAGFAPLPQPTDTSKQPPYNPAFMQPPPS; from the exons ATGGCTTCCCGTGTTTTGATTCATCTGCTTTTGACTGTGATATTATTCCACGTGACAGTTG CTAATTATTGTAAAGAGTATGTGAGCAGCAGTGGCGTGTTTCACTTCCGCTCTAGCTGCAGTTACTTGCAATTCTGCTGTGGGACCTGCGACAACAGATACTGCTGCTCAAATCCATTTGCCGTTTTAACAGATGAGGATCAAAATGCCTGCACTAT AAATAACCTTAGTCAAGCTGCCATTGGATTGATAGCACTGGGGATTTCAATCTTCGTCATCCTGACTCTcatctgttgttgttgttgttgtccgTGCTGTTGTCTCTACAACACGTGCAGAAAACCTAGAA CCGTGGTGGGAACGTCAACCACAACAGTTGTAAATACGCAATGCGTTATGCAGCAGCCTCCCGTCCAGGGAGCTCAGTACCCACCATATCAGCCTGTGCCAACACAGCCACCTTATGGAGGGCAGCCATATCTGGCACAGCCATCTGCACAAGGACCATATCCGGCACAGCCATCTGCACAAGGACCATATCAGGCACAGCCATACGCACCAGGACCCCCACCCCCATATCAGACAGTCG caGGCCCTGCATATCCCAGCAGTCAGGCTGCATATCCTCCTACTCAGGCAGGTTTCGCTCCTTTGCCCCAGCCAACAGACACCTCGAAACAGCCACCGTATAACCCCGCCTTTATGCAGCCACCACCCTCCTAA
- the shisa10.4 gene encoding protein shisa-5 — protein sequence MLSSISTVFPLLFAALFAPTVAHSNCYYFTTSSGEFKHTEICNLTEISYQLKGKFCCGTCDDRYCCTDPQKRLTDVQQNDCDFKVFKDLLEPPPETTGDGMVAIIVIVVGGIVFSILFLICWVSPSCYLYKKCRNPSPVIGVSTVVTTQHLPQPNVIIGGRYPPYQPLTNDPEYDCPMGSYEGQPCVPGLPPPYQEAGYPVPSSKPSNISVQVMNPIVPPSRSDLAHNPLHTDYTSPPPINPAYVESTNNTH from the exons ATGTTGTCCTCGATTTCAACCGTATTCCCGCTTCTGTTCGCGGCGTTATTCGCGCCGACAGTCG ctcATTCGAATTGTTACTACTTCACAACCAGCAGCGGTGAATTCAAGCACACTGAGATCTGTAATTTAACCGAAATTTCGTATCAGTTGAAAGGAAAGTTTTGCTGTGGGACCTGCGACGACCGCTACTGCTGCACCGATCCCCAAAAAAGATTAACTGATGTCCAACAAAATGACTGTGATTT TAAAGTATTTAAGGATTTGCTTGAACCTCCACCTGAAACCACTGGCGATGGGATGGTTGCCATCATCGTGATCGTAGTAGGAGGGATTGTCTTCTCCATTCTGTTCCTCATCTGCTGGGTCTCTCCCAGCTGCTATCTCTATAAGAAGTGCCGAAACCCTAGCC CTGTGATAGGAGTAAGTACAGTCGTGACTACACAACATCTTCCGCAGCCGAATGTCATTATTGGAGGTCGGTATCCACCTTACCAACCACTGACAAATGACCCAGAGTATGACTGTCCGATGGGATCATATGAGGGACAGCCATGTGTACCGGGACTGCCACCACCATATCAAGAGGCTG GATATCCTGTTCCCAGCAGCAAGCCTTCAAATATCAGTGTCCAGGTCATGAACCCAATTGTTCCACCATCTCGGTCAGATCTTGCTCACAATCCCCTCCACACAGATTATACCTCACCACCACCCATCAACCCTGCCTATGTGGAATCAACAAATAATACTCACTAA
- the LOC135724938 gene encoding protein shisa-5-like isoform X3 — MASRVLIHLLLTVILFHVTVANYCKEYVSSSGVFHFRSSCSYLQFCCGTCDNRYCCSNPFAVLTDEDQNACTINNLSQAAIGLIALGISIFVILTLICCCCCCPCCCLYNTCRKPRTVVGTSTTTVVNTQCVMQQPPVQGAQYPPYQPVPTQPPYGGQPYPAQPSAQGPYQAQPYAPGPPPPYQTVAGPAYPSSQAAYPPTQAGFAPLPQPTDTSKQPPYNPAFMQPPPS, encoded by the exons ATGGCTTCCCGTGTTTTGATTCATCTGCTTTTGACTGTGATATTATTCCACGTGACAGTTG CTAATTATTGTAAAGAGTATGTGAGCAGCAGTGGCGTGTTTCACTTCCGCTCTAGCTGCAGTTACTTGCAATTCTGCTGTGGGACCTGCGACAACAGATACTGCTGCTCAAATCCATTTGCCGTTTTAACAGATGAGGATCAAAATGCCTGCACTAT AAATAACCTTAGTCAAGCTGCCATTGGATTGATAGCACTGGGGATTTCAATCTTCGTCATCCTGACTCTcatctgttgttgttgttgttgtccgTGCTGTTGTCTCTACAACACGTGCAGAAAACCTAGAA CCGTGGTGGGAACGTCAACCACAACAGTTGTAAATACGCAATGCGTTATGCAGCAGCCTCCCGTCCAGGGAGCTCAGTACCCACCATATCAGCCTGTGCCAACACAGCCACCTTATGGAGGGCAGCCATATC CGGCACAGCCATCTGCACAAGGACCATATCAGGCACAGCCATACGCACCAGGACCCCCACCCCCATATCAGACAGTCG caGGCCCTGCATATCCCAGCAGTCAGGCTGCATATCCTCCTACTCAGGCAGGTTTCGCTCCTTTGCCCCAGCCAACAGACACCTCGAAACAGCCACCGTATAACCCCGCCTTTATGCAGCCACCACCCTCCTAA